One genomic window of Medicago truncatula cultivar Jemalong A17 chromosome 1, MtrunA17r5.0-ANR, whole genome shotgun sequence includes the following:
- the LOC11423878 gene encoding E2F-associated phosphoprotein, which yields MEEGDSKSPANSEQIVSDDDEIDYSTKPEFYDPELDDKDEKWIHKKKHGRSDAVLSCPACFTTLCLECQRHEKYLTQYRAIFVSNCKIEDKQVPIQSSSRSRSKKRNRRNEGFDGSDAISTSNETIKQVCCSVCSTEVGVIDEDEVYHFFNVLPSES from the exons TGTCTGATGACGACGAGATTGACTACTCGACCAAACCAGAATTTTATGATCCTGAACTTGATGATAAGGATGAAAAGtggattcataaaaaaaaacatggacgATCTGATGCAGTGCTTTCCTGCCCTGCTTGCTTCACCACACTCTGCCTAGAATGTCAAAG GCATGAGAAATATTTGACCCAATACAGAGCAATATTTGTTTCAAACTGCAAGATTGAGGATAAACAAGTTCCGATACAAAGTAGCTCAAGATCGAgatcaaaaaaaagaaatagaaggaATGAAGGATTTGATGGGAGCGATGCAATTTCAACTAGTAATGAAACAATAAAGCAAGTCTGCTGCTCTGTTTGTTCAACAGAGGTAGGTGTCATTGATGAAGATGAGGTTTATCATTTCTTCAATGTTCTCCCTAGTGAATCCTGA